A window of the Vespula vulgaris chromosome 6, iyVesVulg1.1, whole genome shotgun sequence genome harbors these coding sequences:
- the LOC127064707 gene encoding latrophilin Cirl-like isoform X2 has protein sequence MECRKGRRKGLLGGLLLAWLLTSGRTVVARNIERYDTAYACEGKTLWIECGEGKLIHLIRANYGRFSITICNEHGNTDWSVNCMSPKTFRVLNNECNHRNSCALNVRSEIFEEDPCPGTGKYVEAQYHCLATTTTTTSRPSPPWFITSQPSVWSTAKPTVRPPSRITTPAVQQPPQPPPAPSTPALPITTPPSPTSTRSFEDMDKEDQDSTLPGKGVAANGAAIPPIAPETMQPTTTSTFAPWRTSRRPTVPSTYYPESSSNGQWYDYGRQACPPVIARNLSWNATRAGDVAVQSCPGGANGLARWRCLAKGDSAVWHRDTPDLSECRSVWLTSLENRVTDGDVILGISRELSQVTNNSRGLYGGDMMITTKIIKNMAEKMAQDIRTYQDPNQREVSVTELLQGVVRTGSNLLNEAQMASWKDLSHQEQMRVATSLLIGLEENAFLLADTLTQEKTITHDCRNILMEVRVLDTRNIGSDLEVFPNNIVEGRWTASTAHVELTRGALLENSEAGIVRLVFMAFNRLEEILQPQAEVPSVVTNDDSQSLPKRNTTRLLNSKIISASLGKGRHIQLSEPVRIYFRHLTLENVTNPTCVFWDYILSGWSEEGCQIRKSNDTHTVCECNHLTNFAVLMDVHAVRLDIAHQVALQIITYIGCIISVVCLVLAILTFQLFRGLKSDRTTIHKNLCVCLLIAEVLFVCGIGQTNQRIVCGIVAGLLHFFFLCAFAWMFLEGFQLYVMLIEVFEAEKSRLRWYYLVAYGAPLLVVAISCIIDPFSYGTDRYCWLRADNYFIFSFVGPVILVILANLVFLSMAIYMMCRHANTTVAMKSKEHSRLASASGKEENALPNKLQAHLAWLRGAIVLVFLLGLTWTFGLLYLNQESVVMAYIFTVLNSLQGLFIFVFHCVQNEKVRKEYRKFIRRHSWLPKCLRCSKTVTGSSGSSGTSGGGVGPGGNGGKEFASHNTSSNPSAPTTDSSGLSPHAASNYLVSGRSWAIVDRQPAVAVPSESSGTEAHIVATLPYARHAFLPSAPNIPKSATATWGHLNKNLMWKNISFKSYSRDSGHGGSEQEDSPRTHNTLTLGHSGRNRDRDRNRIIGSNDGSETMSGGRAATTAATTSVGTGRRAAMPYNHTYTEIVDGRNGGNGMHHQMHAHHGQHVHLPAHRGVGSVGGLTNEDDPVYEEIERGGAGGAVGEIQVSDMSDEDGRRQSDMSRQSSRSYGDHRPLIPYSPANDRNLLHYGQTMSDRVGNTHYDPTEYGPTVERTLNACWEKLRRQQARYELGELPRLPAGYGLPPQQDHTRTVAVLDGHTVVCHLQPQTDMYTGRGMPPPSYSEC, from the exons GTGCAATCATCGTAATTCCTGCGCACTGAACGTACGCAGCGAGATATTCGAGGAGGATCCTTGTCCCGGAACTGGAAAGTACGTCGAGGCGCAGTACCATTGTCTAG CGActacaacaacgacgacatcCCGACCAAGTCCGCCGTGGTTCATAACTTCGCAACCGAGCGTTTGGAGCACGGCTAAGCCAACCGTGAGACCTCCCTCGAGGATTACGACACCGGCGGTTCAACAGCCACCGCAACCACCACCGGCACCATCTACACCAGCTTTGCCAATAACCACTCCGCCAAG TCCAACCTCGACGAGGTCCTTCGAAGATATGGACAAAGAGGACCAAGATTCTACCCTTCCAGGGAAAGGTGTCGCAGCGAACGGAGCAGCGATTCCACCTATCGCGCCTGAAACAATGCAGCCGACAACTACATCAACATTTGCTCCATGGAGAACAAGTCGAAGACCAACCG tACCCAGCACTTATTATCCAGAGTCCAGCTCGAATGGGCAATGGTACGATTATGGACGACAGGCCTGTCCACCGGTAATAGCACGAAATCTTTCATGGAACGCGACTCGAGCTGGAGACGTTGCCGTCCAAAGTTGTCCAGGTGGTGCCAATGGTCTTGCTCGTTGGAGGTGTCTTGCCAAAGGTGATTCCGCGGTGTGGCATCGAGACACTCCAGATTTGAGCGAGTGTCGTTCCGTTTGGTTGACGTCTTTGGAAAATAGGGTGACTGATGGTGACGTCATATTGGGGATCAGTCGAGAACTTTCACAAGTAACAAACAATAGTCGTGGTCTTTACGGTGGTGACATGATGATCACAACCAAGATCATAAAGAACATGGCTGAAAAGATGGCACAAGACATTAGGACCTATCAAGATCCCAATCAAAGAGAAGTCAGCGTTACGGAACTCTTGCAAGGTGTTGTAAGAACAGGCAGCAATCTTTTGAACGAGGCACAGATGGCTTCTTGGAAGGATCTCAGTCATCAGGAACAAATGAGAGTAGCGACCTCTTTGTTGATAGGTCTCGAAGAGAATGCATTTCTTTTGGCTGATACTTTGACCCAAGAGAAGACTATCACTCATGATTGTAGGAACATAC TGATGGAAGTTCGCGTTTTGGATACACGCAATATCGGTAGCGATCTCGAAGTCTTTCCAAACAACATTGTGGAGGGAAGATGGACAGCATCCACGGCACACGTCGAACTAACCAGAGGTGCTCTTTTGGAAAACAGCGAAGCTGGGATCGTTCGACTAGTCTTCATGGCCTTCAATAGACTCGAAGAAATTCTTCAACCGCAAGCTGAAGTGCCGTCCGTCGTTACAAACGATGACTCGCAATCGTTGCCGAAAAGAAATACGACTAGGTTATTGAACAGTAAGATTATCTCTGCTTCATTAGGAAAAGGTCGTCATATACAGCTATCGGAACCAGTAAGGATATACTTCAGGCATTTGACACTGGAAAACGTTACGAATCCTACTTGCGTCTTTTGGGATTATATTTTGAG tGGTTGGTCAGAAGAAGGTTGTCAAATAAGAAAGAGTAACGACACGCACACAGTATGCGAGTGCAATCACTTAACAAATTTCGCCGTTCTCATGGACGTTCATGCGGTTAGATTGGACATCGCTCATCAAGTCGCACTACAAATCATCACTTATATAGGCTGCATCATATCTGTCGTCTGTCTGGTGTTAGCGATACTTACTTTTCAATTGTTCCGTGGGCTCAAG TCCGACAGAACGACGATACACAAGAATCTGTGCGTCTGCCTCTTAATAGCTGaagttttgtttgtttgtggTATCGGACAAACGAATCAAAGGATCGTCTGTGGTATCGTTGCTGGTTtattacacttttttttcctatgtgCGTTCGCCTGGATGTTCCTCGAAG GATTTCAACTGTATGTTATGCTGATCGAAGTTTTCGAAGCGGAAAAGTCTAGACTCCGATGGTATTATCTTGTTGCTTACGGGGCACCGTTGCTGGTAGTTGCGATATCCTGTATAATCGATCCATTCAGTTACGGTACCGATCGATACTGTTGGCTTCGAGCGGACAACTACTTCATCTTCAGCTTTGTGGGGCCCGTGATACTTGTAATCTTG GCGAATCTCGTATTCCTGTCGATGGCGATATACATGATGTGCCGACACGCAAATACGACGGTAGCCATGAAGAGTAAAGAACATTCTCGTCTAGCTAGCGCAAG tggaaaggaagagaatgcTCTTCCCAACAAATTGCAAGCGCACTT AGCTTGGTTACGCGGCGCCATCGTCCTAGTATTTCTACTAGGATTAACCTGGACTTTTGGACTTCTCTATTTGAATCAAGAATCAGTGGTAATGGCATACATCTTTACTGTACTCAACAGCCTGCAAGGCCTTTTCATCTTCGTATTCCACTGCGTTCAAAACGAAAag GTAAGAAAGGAGTATAGAAAGTTCATCCGACGTCACTCGTGGCTACCAAAGTGCTTGAGATGTTCGAAGACGGTGACGGGAAGTTCTGGATCATCCGGTACGAGCGGTGGTGGAGTCGGGCCTGGTGGAAACGGTGGAAAGGAATTTGCCTCGCACAACACATCCTCGAATCCTTCGGCTCCAACGACGGACAGCTCAGGATTATCGCCTCATGCCGCCTCTAAC TACTTGGTATCCGGTCGAAGCTGGGCGATAGTCGATAGGCAGCCGGCAGTCGCTGTGCCAAGTGAATCCTCTGGCACAGAGGCTCACATCGTGGCCACCCTGCCGTACGCCCGTCACGCATTCTTACCCTCAGCTCCTAATATCCCCAAATCTGCCACCGCCACTTGGGGCCACCTTAACAAAAACCTCATGTGGAAG aacatttcttttaaatcgtacTCCCGGGACTCTGGACACGGTGGATCCGAACAGGAAGACTCACCGAGGACACACAACACTTTAACTCTAGGCCACTCGGGTCGaaatcgagatcgagatcgaaaCCGTATTATCGGCTCGAACGATGGCAGCGAGACGATGAGCGGTGGAAGGGCAGCAACGACAGCGGCAACGACTTCGGTGGGAACTGGACGACGAGCTGCCATGCCATATAATCATACTTACACGGAAATCGTTGATGGTAGAAACGGTGGAAATGGTATGCATCATCAGATGCATGCTCATCACGGTCAACATGTACACCTTCCAGCGCATCGCGGAGTTGGCAGCGTTGGTGGCTTAACAAACGAAGATGATCCTGTCTACGAGGAAATCGAACGAGGTGGTGCCGGTGGAGCTGTCGGAGAGATCCAAGTGTCAGACATGTCCGACGAGGATGGTCGACGGCAAAGCGACATGAGCAGACAATCTTCGAGAAGCTACGGTGACCATAGGCCATTGATTCCATACTCACCTGCTAACGATCGTAACCTGCTCCATTACGGACAAACGATGAGCGATCGTGTTGGAAACACTCACTACGATCCAACGGAATATGGTCCAACCGTTGAAAGAACCTTAAACGCCTGCTGGGAGAAACTACGAAGGCAACAAGCGAGGTACGAGCTCGGTGAACTGCCGCGACTCCCTGCAGGTTATGGATTACCACCTCAACAGGATCACACAAGAACCGTCGCTGTTCTCGACGGCCATACCGTTGTCTGCCATCTTCAACCCCAAACGGACATGTATACGGGACGTGGAATGCCACCACCTTCTTACAGCGAGTGTTAG
- the LOC127064707 gene encoding latrophilin Cirl-like isoform X3: MECRKGRRKGLLGGLLLAWLLTSGRTVVARNIERYDTAYACEGKTLWIECGEGKLIHLIRANYGRFSITICNEHGNTDWSVNCMSPKTFRVLNNECNDQQNCSIVASTSQFGDPCPNTHKYLEAHYRCVSATTTTTTSRPSPPWFITSQPSVWSTAKPTVRPPSRITTPAVQQPPQPPPAPSTPALPITTPPSPTSTRSFEDMDKEDQDSTLPGKGVAANGAAIPPIAPETMQPTTTSTFAPWRTSRRPTVPSTYYPESSSNGQWYDYGRQACPPVIARNLSWNATRAGDVAVQSCPGGANGLARWRCLAKGDSAVWHRDTPDLSECRSVWLTSLENRVTDGDVILGISRELSQVTNNSRGLYGGDMMITTKIIKNMAEKMAQDIRTYQDPNQREVSVTELLQGVVRTGSNLLNEAQMASWKDLSHQEQMRVATSLLIGLEENAFLLADTLTQEKTITHDCRNILMEVRVLDTRNIGSDLEVFPNNIVEGRWTASTAHVELTRGALLENSEAGIVRLVFMAFNRLEEILQPQAEVPSVVTNDDSQSLPKRNTTRLLNSKIISASLGKGRHIQLSEPVRIYFRHLTLENVTNPTCVFWDYILSGWSEEGCQIRKSNDTHTVCECNHLTNFAVLMDVHAVRLDIAHQVALQIITYIGCIISVVCLVLAILTFQLFRGLKSDRTTIHKNLCVCLLIAEVLFVCGIGQTNQRIVCGIVAGLLHFFFLCAFAWMFLEGFQLYVMLIEVFEAEKSRLRWYYLVAYGAPLLVVAISCIIDPFSYGTDRYCWLRADNYFIFSFVGPVILVILANLVFLSMAIYMMCRHANTTVAMKSKEHSRLASARAWLRGAIVLVFLLGLTWTFGLLYLNQESVVMAYIFTVLNSLQGLFIFVFHCVQNEKVRKEYRKFIRRHSWLPKCLRCSKTVTGSSGSSGTSGGGVGPGGNGGKEFASHNTSSNPSAPTTDSSGLSPHAASNYLVSGRSWAIVDRQPAVAVPSESSGTEAHIVATLPYARHAFLPSAPNIPKSATATWGHLNKNLMWKNISFKSYSRDSGHGGSEQEDSPRTHNTLTLGHSGRNRDRDRNRIIGSNDGSETMSGGRAATTAATTSVGTGRRAAMPYNHTYTEIVDGRNGGNGMHHQMHAHHGQHVHLPAHRGVGSVGGLTNEDDPVYEEIERGGAGGAVGEIQVSDMSDEDGRRQSDMSRQSSRSYGDHRPLIPYSPANDRNLLHYGQTMSDRVGNTHYDPTEYGPTVERTLNACWEKLRRQQARYELGELPRLPAGYGLPPQQDHTRTVAVLDGHTVVCHLQPQTDMYTGRGMPPPSYSEC, encoded by the exons GTGTAACGACCAACAAAACTGCAGCATCGTTGCATCAACCTCGCAATTCGGTGATCCTTGTCCCAACACGCACAAATATCTCGAGGCACATTATCGTTGTGTCTCTG CGActacaacaacgacgacatcCCGACCAAGTCCGCCGTGGTTCATAACTTCGCAACCGAGCGTTTGGAGCACGGCTAAGCCAACCGTGAGACCTCCCTCGAGGATTACGACACCGGCGGTTCAACAGCCACCGCAACCACCACCGGCACCATCTACACCAGCTTTGCCAATAACCACTCCGCCAAG TCCAACCTCGACGAGGTCCTTCGAAGATATGGACAAAGAGGACCAAGATTCTACCCTTCCAGGGAAAGGTGTCGCAGCGAACGGAGCAGCGATTCCACCTATCGCGCCTGAAACAATGCAGCCGACAACTACATCAACATTTGCTCCATGGAGAACAAGTCGAAGACCAACCG tACCCAGCACTTATTATCCAGAGTCCAGCTCGAATGGGCAATGGTACGATTATGGACGACAGGCCTGTCCACCGGTAATAGCACGAAATCTTTCATGGAACGCGACTCGAGCTGGAGACGTTGCCGTCCAAAGTTGTCCAGGTGGTGCCAATGGTCTTGCTCGTTGGAGGTGTCTTGCCAAAGGTGATTCCGCGGTGTGGCATCGAGACACTCCAGATTTGAGCGAGTGTCGTTCCGTTTGGTTGACGTCTTTGGAAAATAGGGTGACTGATGGTGACGTCATATTGGGGATCAGTCGAGAACTTTCACAAGTAACAAACAATAGTCGTGGTCTTTACGGTGGTGACATGATGATCACAACCAAGATCATAAAGAACATGGCTGAAAAGATGGCACAAGACATTAGGACCTATCAAGATCCCAATCAAAGAGAAGTCAGCGTTACGGAACTCTTGCAAGGTGTTGTAAGAACAGGCAGCAATCTTTTGAACGAGGCACAGATGGCTTCTTGGAAGGATCTCAGTCATCAGGAACAAATGAGAGTAGCGACCTCTTTGTTGATAGGTCTCGAAGAGAATGCATTTCTTTTGGCTGATACTTTGACCCAAGAGAAGACTATCACTCATGATTGTAGGAACATAC TGATGGAAGTTCGCGTTTTGGATACACGCAATATCGGTAGCGATCTCGAAGTCTTTCCAAACAACATTGTGGAGGGAAGATGGACAGCATCCACGGCACACGTCGAACTAACCAGAGGTGCTCTTTTGGAAAACAGCGAAGCTGGGATCGTTCGACTAGTCTTCATGGCCTTCAATAGACTCGAAGAAATTCTTCAACCGCAAGCTGAAGTGCCGTCCGTCGTTACAAACGATGACTCGCAATCGTTGCCGAAAAGAAATACGACTAGGTTATTGAACAGTAAGATTATCTCTGCTTCATTAGGAAAAGGTCGTCATATACAGCTATCGGAACCAGTAAGGATATACTTCAGGCATTTGACACTGGAAAACGTTACGAATCCTACTTGCGTCTTTTGGGATTATATTTTGAG tGGTTGGTCAGAAGAAGGTTGTCAAATAAGAAAGAGTAACGACACGCACACAGTATGCGAGTGCAATCACTTAACAAATTTCGCCGTTCTCATGGACGTTCATGCGGTTAGATTGGACATCGCTCATCAAGTCGCACTACAAATCATCACTTATATAGGCTGCATCATATCTGTCGTCTGTCTGGTGTTAGCGATACTTACTTTTCAATTGTTCCGTGGGCTCAAG TCCGACAGAACGACGATACACAAGAATCTGTGCGTCTGCCTCTTAATAGCTGaagttttgtttgtttgtggTATCGGACAAACGAATCAAAGGATCGTCTGTGGTATCGTTGCTGGTTtattacacttttttttcctatgtgCGTTCGCCTGGATGTTCCTCGAAG GATTTCAACTGTATGTTATGCTGATCGAAGTTTTCGAAGCGGAAAAGTCTAGACTCCGATGGTATTATCTTGTTGCTTACGGGGCACCGTTGCTGGTAGTTGCGATATCCTGTATAATCGATCCATTCAGTTACGGTACCGATCGATACTGTTGGCTTCGAGCGGACAACTACTTCATCTTCAGCTTTGTGGGGCCCGTGATACTTGTAATCTTG GCGAATCTCGTATTCCTGTCGATGGCGATATACATGATGTGCCGACACGCAAATACGACGGTAGCCATGAAGAGTAAAGAACATTCTCGTCTAGCTAGCGCAAG AGCTTGGTTACGCGGCGCCATCGTCCTAGTATTTCTACTAGGATTAACCTGGACTTTTGGACTTCTCTATTTGAATCAAGAATCAGTGGTAATGGCATACATCTTTACTGTACTCAACAGCCTGCAAGGCCTTTTCATCTTCGTATTCCACTGCGTTCAAAACGAAAag GTAAGAAAGGAGTATAGAAAGTTCATCCGACGTCACTCGTGGCTACCAAAGTGCTTGAGATGTTCGAAGACGGTGACGGGAAGTTCTGGATCATCCGGTACGAGCGGTGGTGGAGTCGGGCCTGGTGGAAACGGTGGAAAGGAATTTGCCTCGCACAACACATCCTCGAATCCTTCGGCTCCAACGACGGACAGCTCAGGATTATCGCCTCATGCCGCCTCTAAC TACTTGGTATCCGGTCGAAGCTGGGCGATAGTCGATAGGCAGCCGGCAGTCGCTGTGCCAAGTGAATCCTCTGGCACAGAGGCTCACATCGTGGCCACCCTGCCGTACGCCCGTCACGCATTCTTACCCTCAGCTCCTAATATCCCCAAATCTGCCACCGCCACTTGGGGCCACCTTAACAAAAACCTCATGTGGAAG aacatttcttttaaatcgtacTCCCGGGACTCTGGACACGGTGGATCCGAACAGGAAGACTCACCGAGGACACACAACACTTTAACTCTAGGCCACTCGGGTCGaaatcgagatcgagatcgaaaCCGTATTATCGGCTCGAACGATGGCAGCGAGACGATGAGCGGTGGAAGGGCAGCAACGACAGCGGCAACGACTTCGGTGGGAACTGGACGACGAGCTGCCATGCCATATAATCATACTTACACGGAAATCGTTGATGGTAGAAACGGTGGAAATGGTATGCATCATCAGATGCATGCTCATCACGGTCAACATGTACACCTTCCAGCGCATCGCGGAGTTGGCAGCGTTGGTGGCTTAACAAACGAAGATGATCCTGTCTACGAGGAAATCGAACGAGGTGGTGCCGGTGGAGCTGTCGGAGAGATCCAAGTGTCAGACATGTCCGACGAGGATGGTCGACGGCAAAGCGACATGAGCAGACAATCTTCGAGAAGCTACGGTGACCATAGGCCATTGATTCCATACTCACCTGCTAACGATCGTAACCTGCTCCATTACGGACAAACGATGAGCGATCGTGTTGGAAACACTCACTACGATCCAACGGAATATGGTCCAACCGTTGAAAGAACCTTAAACGCCTGCTGGGAGAAACTACGAAGGCAACAAGCGAGGTACGAGCTCGGTGAACTGCCGCGACTCCCTGCAGGTTATGGATTACCACCTCAACAGGATCACACAAGAACCGTCGCTGTTCTCGACGGCCATACCGTTGTCTGCCATCTTCAACCCCAAACGGACATGTATACGGGACGTGGAATGCCACCACCTTCTTACAGCGAGTGTTAG